The Blautia pseudococcoides genome segment ACCTTTTGAAATCCTGGCTGAAAAAAGACGACGCTGGCAATTATTATTTTGACGAGCCTACTGTGAAGCAATATATTATTGATCTTTCCACAGTATACAACACAAAAGGAAAAGCAAGAGACTTTGTTACTACAGGCGGAAGTACGGTTCATCTTACCGGAGGCGACTATGGCTGGCAGTTGTGGCAGGATAAGACCACAGAGTCCCTGATGAACACGCTCAATGCCGGACAGAGTACAACTCTGGAAGTGACCTGGCTGTACAAGGCACAGAAACATGACGGCAATGAGATTGACGGCACTTATGTGGAGATATCCATTTCCCAGCAGCATATGTGGTTCTACAAAAACGGCAGCCTTGTTGTTGATACTCCGGTAGTGACGGGTAATCCAAACACAGGACATGCAACACCGGCAGGAGGTGCCTGGAATCTGAAAGATAAAAAGAGTCCTTTCACTCTTGTGGGTAAAAAGCCGGACGGAAGTATTGACTATGAAGAGCCGGTTACCTATTGGCTGCCATTCAACGGCGGCGTGGGAATCCATGACCTGGTGAAGAGGGATGCTTTCGGCGGTGATATTTATCTGAGCAATGGTTCTCATGGCTGTGTCAACACGCCGTTTGATGCGGTACAAATGATTTACAATAATATTGAGGTGAATACACCGATCGTAGTGTATTAGGAAAACAGCCGGAGTTTATATGCTCCGGCTGTAACTATGTCCGGAAATCAGGATTTTGCCTTTATATACAAGAAACAGCAGTGCTGTGACGCGGGAAGGTGTAAACGCATATATTGTTTTTGCGGTTTTCTGTTGAAATTTGCGTGCAAAACTGATATAATGCTAATCAGTTGAATAAAAATACATAATATACATTAAAAATGCATAAAAATGAATGCATAAGGAGAGAGGAATATGAAAAAATTAGCAGCAGCAGCTTTGGTAGCTGCCATGGTACTGTCTCTGGCAGGATGCGGCAGCAGCACAAAGAAAATTGAGTCAAAAGATGATCTGAAGGATGCCGTTATCGGCGTACAGCTTGGAACAACAGGTGATACTACGGTATCAGAACCTTCTGTTGGAGCAAAAGAAGTAAAGCGCTATAACAAAGGCGCTCAGGCGATCCAGGCGTTGAAAAAAGGCCAGATTGACTGTGTGGTGATAGATACAGAGCCGGCTAAGAAATTTGTTGAGCTGAATGACGACCTGAAAATGATCGAGAATCAGTTTGATGATGAGCAGTATGCCATCAGTATGAAAAAGGGAAATACAGAGCTGAAAGATGCCTTCAACAAAGCTCTGGGAGAACTGGAAGAGGAAGGTGTTCTTTCCGATATTGTAAACAATTACATTGGCGATGAGGCGGGCAAGAATCCATATGAATCACCTGCGGATGCTGACCGTTCCAAGGGCAAACTGGTGATGGCGACCAACGCGGAATTTGAGCCGTGGGAATACCATGACGGTGAATCTATTGTGGGTATCGACGTGGATATTGCCCAGGCTATCTGTGACAAACTGGGATATGAGCTGGAAGTTTCCGATATGGAATTTGACGCGATACTTCCTGCAGTACAGTCCGGAAAAGCAGATTTTGGTGCAGCCGGTATGACTGTAAATGAAGAACGTCTGGAAAGTGTTGATTTTACAGATACTTATGCAAATGCAAGCCAGGTGATCATAGTAAAGAAATAAAGAGGACCCTTGAAAAGAAAAGCTGCTGACATTCCTGCCGGCAGCTTTCCTTGCGGGAGAAAGTAAGACAGGTGGAAAAATGTGTGTATTAGGGATATCACAACAGCTTTATAACAACTTTATAAAAGATGACCGGTATATGTGGCTGCTGGAAGGTTTGAAAAATACACTGCTCATCACTCTTCTGGCAGTGATCATAGGTATTATCATCGGATTTTTGGTAGCCATTGTGCGATCCAGCCATGACAAAAACGGTTCTTTTAAGATTCTGAACGGGGTATTTAAAGTTTATCTGACGGTTATCCGCGGTACGCCAACCATGATCCAGTTATTGATCATGAATTTTGTTATTTTTGGCAGCTTTTCCATCAACCCTGTGCTGGTGGGCGGCCTTGCTTTTGGTATTAACTCAGGAGCTTATGTGGCGGAGATTGTCCGTTCCGGTATTATGTCAGTAGACCAGGGGCAGTTTGAAGCCGGGCGTTCTCTGGGGCTTAACTATTCCCAGACCATGAAGTCCATTGTTATGCCCCAGGCATTTAAAAATGTACTTCCTGCACTGGTCAATGAGATGATCGTGCTATTAAAAGAGACTTCTATTGTGGGCTACATCGGTATGATGGATCTGACAAAGGGCGCTATGCTGATCCAGAGCCGTACTTACAATGCGTACCTGCCCCTGCTGGCAGCCGCGCTGATCTATCTGGTACTGGTTATGATTTTAACAGCATGTATGAATAAGCTGGAAAGGAAGTTGAGAACCAATGAGCGATAACAACATTTTACTGGAAGTACAGGGACTTAAGAAAGCCTTTGGAGAGAATAACGTGCTGGACGGCATAACAACGGATATCCGTCAGGGTGAAGTGGTTGCAGTCATTGGACCTTCCGGTTCCGGTAAATCCACATTTCTTCGTTCCCTGAACCTGCTGGAAGTGCCCACAGGCGGCAGGATTTTGTTTGAGGGTACAGATATCACGGACCCAAAGGTTGATATCAACCGTCACCGCCAGAAGATCGGCATGGTATTCCAGCAGTTTAATCTTTTTCCGAATATGACAGTAAAGGAAAATATTATGCTGGCCCCTGTGAAGTTAAAACTCATGACACAGAGCGAAGCGTCACAGAAAGCGGATGAGCTTTTGGCAAGAGTCGGACTCCCGGAAAAAGCGGACACATACCCGGACATGCTCTCAGGCGGCCAGAAACAGAGAATTGCTATCGCAAGAGCACTGGCTATGAACCCGGATGTTATGCTGTTTGACGAACCCACTTCCGCCCTGGACCCTGAAATGGTGGGGGAAGTGCTGGAGCTTATGAAAGAACTGGCAGAGTCCGGAATGACCATGGTGGTTGTCACCCATGAGATGGGATTCGCCAAAGAGGTGGCATCCAGGGTGATCTTCATTGATGAGGGAAAAATCCAGGAGGAAAACCATCCAAAGGAATTTTTTGAAACCCCGAAAAATCCCAGATTAAGAGAATTTTTATCAAAAGTATTATAATGACTGGAGACAGGACAGGAGAGATGGATTTAAGATCTTCCTGTCCTTTGTTGTTTAGGCCCCGTTTTTTTGATATTGTTCACTGTGCAGTGGGACCAAAATGCAATATGATATCTGTCATTTTTTTAACAAAATCCGTCCAAATCTTGTAATTAGGATTGAAAAATTCTAGATTTCTGTTAAAATAAAAAAGGTATAAGACGCAGAAATGGAATTTGACATATAAAGGAGAGAAAATATGAGTAAAAAACCAACCGTATTAATGATTCTCGATGGATATGGCCTGAACGACAATTGTGATGCGAACGCCGTATGCGAGGCGAAGACCCCTATTATGGACCAGTTAATATCCCAGTGCCCCTTTGTAAAAGGCAATGCAAGCGGAATGGCAGTAGGCCTTCCGGAAGGACAGATGGGAAACTCTGAGGTGGGACATCTGAATATGGGTGCAGGCCGTATTGTTTACCAGGAACTGACGAGGATCTCAAAAGAGATTGAAGACGGAGATTTCTTTCAGAACGAAGCGCTGCTGAAAGCGGTACGCAATGCAAAGGCAAATGATTCCGCACTGCATTTATTCGGACTTCTTTCTGACGGTGGTGTGCACAGCCATAATACTCATGTATATGGTATTCTGGAGCTGGCTAAGAGAGAAGGGCTTTCCAAAGTATTTGTACACTGCTTCCTGGACGGACGTGACACTCCCACCACAGCGGGCAAAGAATATATCAAAGAGCTGAATGACAAGATGAAAGAGCTGGGTGTAGGACAGGTGGCATCTGTTATGGGACGCTACTATGCCATGGACCGTGACAACCGCTGGGATCGTGTGGAGAGAGCATACAATGTTATGACAAAAGGGGAAGGAAATCAGGCAGAGTGCCCGGTTTGCGCGGTAAAAGATTCCTATGCGGCAGAGAAGACAGATGAATTTGTAGAGCCGACAGCCATTGTAAAGGACGGCCAGCCGGTTGGAATCATCAAGGACAAAGATTCTGTGATCTTCTTTAATTTCCGTCCTGACAGAGCCCGTGAGATCACAAGAGCTTTCTGTGATGACGGGTTTACCGGATTTGCAAGAGATAAGAGGCTGGATCTGACATATGTATGCTTCACAGAGTATGATCCCACCATCCAAAATAAAGACGTGGCCTTCCACAAGGTAGCTATCAGCAATACGTTCGGTGAATTCCTAGCTGCCAATGGCATGACGCAGGCACGTATCGCGGAGACGGAGAAATATGCACACGTTACATTCTTCTTTAACGGCGGTGTGGAGGAGCCAAACAAAGGGGAGGACAGAATCCTGGTGAAATCCCCCAAGGTTGCCACATATGACCTGAAACCGGAGATGAGCGCATACGAAGTTTGCGACAAGCTGACAGAGGCCATTCGTTCCGGCAAATACGATGTGATCATCATCAATTTTGCAAATCCGGATATGGTAGGCCATACAGGTGTGGAAGATGCGGCTATCAAAGCTGTGGAGGCAGTGGATGCGTGTGTGGGCAAAGCCGTGGATGCTGTGAAGGAAGTGGGCGGACAGATGTTCATCTGCGCGGACCATGGAAATGCGGAGCAGCTGAAAGACTATGTGACGGGCGAAACCTTTACTGCTCACACAACAAATCCGGTGCCGTTTATTCTGGTCAATGCAGAGCCGGGTTATGGTCTGAGAGAGGGTGGATGCCTGGCAGATATTGCACCTACATTGATTGAAATGATGGGGATGGAACAGCCGAAAGAAATGACCGGAAAATCCCTGCTGATCAAGAAATGATCCGCTAAATACAACTGAAGGTTAAAGAGCGCTGTTCTTGCAGCCGGTTTACAGCAGCCGGCGGGGAACAGCGCTCTTTTTTGTGCTGCGGGAAAGTTCTTTCAAACTTTCTTATGCAGCAGGATGCAAATCAGGGAGACTTCTTAAATCCGGAGGGGTCGAAAAATTTGCGGTAAACAGCAGGGGTGAAATCCAGGTCTTTTTTAAATGCCCGGATAAAGTGTGAGGTGCCGGAAAAGCCGCATTCCGCCGCTATGGAGTCTATGGAAAGGGTGGTTTCCATGACCAGCTCCCTTGCATGCCGCAGGCGGAGGGTAGACAGGTACTCATGAGGGGAGGCGCCGGTCTCGGCCTTAAAAACCCGTGAAAAGTGATATTTGCTCAGGGCTGTTTGGCGTGCTGCGTCCTCCACGGTCACGGGTTCCTGAAAGTGTGTTTCCAGATAGCGGCAGGCTTTTTGGATGGATGGGCTGGGAGGCTTCCGGATCTTGGCAGCAAGGAATCCAAATAAAGTGTGGACCATGGAAGACAGACGGTGGTCATCAGGCTGGGAAAGGCGGAGCTGGTCCAAAATCTGCTGGAATGTTAAGGCAGCCTCGGATTTATTCCGGAATAAGGCACCGTTTTTCTGGTAGAGGTGTTCACAGTAATCCGGGGTGATGTTCCCGTCAAAGTGAAAGAACTGGAACCTGACCTGTCTTGAGGTATAATAGTGGTGCGGGTGCATACAGTCCAGAAGGACAATATCCCCTGTTGCGGCTGTGAAGGAGTGATCTCTGTATGTAAAGTGCAGCTCTCCTGATAGGATGCAGAAGAAAAGGTAAGAGTGCAGACCGCTCCGCCGGACCTGGTAGGGCGGCGCGCAGAGATATTCAGCTCCCCAGTAGACGCAGAAGAGATGTTCCTTGGCAAAGGGGGAGGGAGAGTGGAAGTAAATACCTTTTTTTCTCATGATTCCCCGCTCTCCCGGGATCATACCTTCCTCGTGTATTTTTTCCAGTATCATAGACAGCCTCCTTATAGCATGAAATGTATATTAATGAGCATGAATAAGTAGTGAAAAAGCTATAAGAATAGTATATATTAGGAATTAGAAACAAGCAAGACGGAAATGCAGAGACTTGCAGGCAACTATTATCTGCGCACGTTTTGTTTATAATGAGGACATTGTGCGCTTAGGATGTACAGTAAAATAGGGTAAAGTATTTTGATGATGGGTGTACAGTAATAGAAAGCTTATAACTGTTGTCAACAGTTATGGTTTTGCGAAGTGTTTTTGGTATCTGCGCAGGAGGACTTTGATTTTTTGGTTTGCTTTCTATACTGTGAGAAAGGAGAAGTGTTATGACATCAAGAGAAAGAGTCCGTGCGGCGTTTGAACACAGGCAGCCGGATAAGGTGCCGGTAGATTTTGGAGGTATGTGCTGTTCCATGATCAATGCCATTGTGCTGAAGGATCTGCGGGCATATTATGGGCTGGAGTACCGTCCGCCGAAAATCAATGACATGTCCACCATGACAGCTTTTGTGGAACCTGATCTGGCAGACTGTCTGGGATGTGATGTGCAGCAGCTTTATAATTATGGAGATACTTACGGACATATTAATACAGACTGGAAAGAGTGGAAATACCGCGGTGAGACGGTTCTGATCCCTTCCAACGCAGTTGTAAAGGATGACGGAAAGGGTGGTTATTTTGTATATCCGGAAGGGGATGACACCCTGTTGCCGTCCGGTCATATGCCGGCTAATGGATTTTATTTTGACAATCTGACACGTACACCGGAATTTGATGAGGACGAGGCCAATCCCGACGACAATGTGGAAGATTATACCCATGTGACAGATGAACAGATCGCCTACCACAAAAAAGTTCTGGCAGAAGTGAGAGGGTCACAGAGAGCCATTCAGGTGGGGCCTGGCTATTTTGGACTGGGTGACGCTAATAATATACCGGGACCGAACCTGAAGAATCCCAGGGGGATCAGAAGCATTCAGGAGTGGTATATGGCCCCCCTTCTCTATCCTGAATATGTGGAGGAGGTTTTTGAGAAGGGAACAGAGATTGCCATTGAAAGTTTCAGGAAATACTGGGAAGCATTCGGTTCAGATATTGATATCCTGTTTATCTGCGGTACGGATTTTGGAACCCAGAGAGGGCCTTTTATGAGTCCGGAAGTGTTCCGGGACCTGTATATGCCTTATTATAAAAAGATGAATGACTGGGTGCATGAGCATACAACATGGAAAACACTGAAACACTGCTGCGGCGGTATTTTCCCGATCCTGCCCTACATGATCGAGGGCGGATTTGACGGAATCAATCCGGTACAATGTTCGGCGGAGGGAATGGACCCCAAAACGCTGAAGGATACATACGGCAAAGATATTGTGTTCTGGGGCGGCGGTGTGGATACACAGCAGGTATTGCCCTTTGGCAGCCCGGAGGAAGTGCGCAGGCAGGTCCTGGAGCGGCTGGAGATATTCTCTAAGGACGGAGGATATGTTTTCAACACCATACATAATATTCAGGCCAACACACCCATTGAAAATATAGCTGCTATGATTGATGCGGTAAAAGAGTTTAACGGGGATAAGTAAAAATATTTGTACAAAATTGCAGGGTAAAACAAGGCGGGAATTTGTGAAAGTTTCCGTCTTGTTTTTGCCAATTTCCTGTGCTATGATTTATCTACATTTCAAATCTCGGAATGATTCCGAAAATCTGAAAAGGCCATTCGGCCGAAATTTCCAAATGTAAAGAAAAAGCAGAAGGGGTAAAAATGCCTTTACAGGGGATTTTATGCCCTGATGCGGAAAGGGGCGTTATTTTATGAGAAATTGGAAGAAGGTTCTGGCAGCAGGGCTTCTTGCGGTCCTTTTTTCCAATGCTGTCTGTGGACAGGCGATTTCTGTCGAAAAAGGCGGGGGGATTCTGTATACAGATGCAATGGGGCAGGCTATCCGGACCGCTTCGGAGGGAAAAGGCCCTCCATTCAGGGAAGGCAGAGTACAGGAACGCGGACTGCAGTCCGTAGAAAGGGAGAAAATCGCATATCATAAGGAGGATGCAGAGCATGTTAACAGTCAGAGAAGGAGATTGTGCAGCGCCACAGGGGAAGAAGCAGAATATAGTTCCGGTATCAAGACAGGTGATAAGAGAACGCCAGGTTATGAAAAAGACATGGAATCCGGGCAGATGTCAGGAACAGGCCAGAATTCCGGTCTGGAGACAGGGGGAAGGGAAAAGTCTGTCCCAAGTACATCTGCAGGATCACAAAAAGTGTCCTGTCATTCAGGTTTGGCGGCAGGCGGAATGCAGAAGATTTCCGGTCGGTCAGGAGTGCTGCGATCGGGGGCGCTCTGTATATCCGGTCAGGAGACTGTACAAAAGAGAGCAATCGTCCAAAATCCTGTCGTGGAATCCAAATATAAACAGAAAAACAGGGAAAATATTTGTGCGAAAGCCAAGGTCGATCTGATGACTGCACAGATATGGAGAAAGACAGAAGAAGGAAGGTCTGTGCAGATACGGAGAAAGACAGAAAAAGAAAGGTCTGCACAGATACGGAGAAAGACAGAAGAAGTAAGGTCTGCGCAGATACAGGGGAAGGCAGAAGAGCAAAAGGCAGAGCAGAATCCGGATGATTTAAATGGAACAGCAGATTCAGAGCCTCATGTTGATGTGGAAAGTCCAGAAGACCCAGGCAGGCCAAAGGAGCCGGATCGTTCGGAAAGTGCGGAAACTGGCACTGGGGCAAAACAGTCCGAGGAGGGCGATAAGTCTTTCGGAAGCGGCAATACGGAAGAAAGCCAGGGAAACGAGCAGGAGGAAGAAAACACAGAGGAAAAGAACACGGAGGAAGAAAACCAGAAGGAGGAAGAGTATAAGGAGGAACAGGATACACCGGAAAAGGCACTGGAGGAACCGGCACCGGGCCAGTATTCCAGAATTTCCGATATGCACATGAGGAGTGCAGTGACCAGCACCATACAGGTTGGCTGGAAGGAATCCCTGGGTTCTATAGATCCCGGTCTTTTAAGTCTGGATGATCCTTATAACGTATCTATCAAGTATGTGGACTCCAGCGATACCGACAACCCGGATATGCGGGGAAAATGGCGTCTTTTATACTGTGTGCAGTATCAGCATAATGCGCCGGAAGGGCAGATCACCTGGGATGGGGCAGGGCGTGTCTCACCTTCTATTGCATATCTTATGTACTGGGGCTGCCGATACTGGGGAAAAGAGAGTCTGTGGCCGAATTACAGGACAGGATACGGCTGGAAATACGATGCGCTGGCCACTCAGTATGCGATTCATATAGTCAACGGGGAATTCTCCCTGAACACTCTGTACAATCATCTCAAAGGATCAAAAAAAGAGCAATTCTATAACACCATAAACAAGATGGTGAACGATGCAGATCATCCCCCCTATTATACACCTTTTGCCGATGGCTGGCGCAGCTTTGACTATACCTTGTCCGAGACAAGTGTTACATGGACCGCGCAGGCTTATAATGGCAAAGAGGGATTTATAACAAAATGGATAAACCAGAATCTGTCAGACGGGCTCACAGACTGCAGTGAGTATATCACTTCCAAAAAAGGAACCGTGGACAACGGTGCTACAGTTATCTGGAAAGACAGCGGTGACGCGTCAGCGTTCAGAATCTGGATTCCAAAATCACAATATCTGCTGCTGCAGGAAAAAGGTGCTAAGGTCACAGCTTCCATATCAGGCGGTCATTCTCTGTATCTGGCGGGCTGGGTCTATAAAAGCAATAATTCCAAATACCAGATGGTGACCATGCTGGAGGGCGGCGGGGGGTCTGCAGCCCATAAAAAAACAGTTACGGCACAGATCCCCAAAAAGGCGGTGAGCTGCTACATAGATCTTCAAAAAGCGGACAAGGAAACCGGTGAGACAAAACCGCAGGGAAATGCTGAGTTTGCCGGTGCGGTATATGAGGTGAAAAATAAGGCCGGCACCGTGGTAGATAAAATGACCACAAATTCTTCAGGAAAAGCGACCAGTGTTCCCCTTGCCACAGGAACCTATACGGTAAAGGAGATCACTGCCCCAAAAGGGTATGAACTGGATAAAAAAACCTACACAGTGACCTTTACAAATACAGATTTGAATCAGAGTGTGTACCGTAAAAGCGTCCGCTCAGAGGAGCCTGTGAAAAAGGGAAGTGTGACGCTGAAAAAAATATCTTCAGAGTCTGGCAAAACCTTAAAAGGGGCGGTTTTTTATCTGTATACAGGCAAAAACCAAAAAGTAGGAGAGTATACCACGGACGAGGAGGGGTGTATTACCGTCAATAATTTACCCTGGAACAGTTACTTCTTTATTGAACAGACGGCACCGGATGGGTATGAGCTGTCTGACAAAAAAATTGAGTTTGCCATAAATAAGGAATCCTTAGGCAAAACAGTGGAGCTTACCGCAGAAAATACGCCTAGGACAGTAAAGATCGTATTGGAGAAGGAGATAAATGCCGATGAAATAAATTTTGCAAACGGCAATCCTATTTTTCTGTTTGAAGTAGAAGGGGTGGATTTGGAAGGAAACTCCCATATTCTTCACGGCATTACGGAATTTACGGAAGAATATGTGGAACAGGAGAAAAACAATGATAACAAAGTCCGCAGAACCATCACATTTTTGGAACTGCCAGCCGGCACATATACTGCCCATGAGATGAAAGTTATGCGGTATTCACTGAAAGATATTACAGAAATATCAGGAGGTGTCAGAACACTGGATACCGTGGAATTTGATCTGATCCAAAACGATGCTGGTCACGCAGTCTTTATCAACCAGAAAGATGAATGGCAGGATTGGTCCGATACATCTGTCTGTGAAAATATTATTTTGAAGAGGGAAAAGGTAGAAAATGAGTGAAGTCAGGAAAAGAGAGATGCTGAGAGAAGCTGCGGCACTGCTGCTGCTGATCCTTCTGCTGACAGCAGCCGGGTTAGCTGTGGGCGTGGGGAGTGCCTATTTCAGTGACCAGGACGCGCGCAGCAACCGGATCAAGCCAGGAGACAGCAATCTGGAGATAACGGAGGAATTCCATCCACCGGATGAACTGAAGCCCGGTGAGGTCATAGCAAAAAGTGTGCAGATCACCAATAAAGGTAAATCAAGCTGCTTTGTGCGGTGCAGGCTTCTTCTGGATGATGAGGGAATCCTGCCCTATCTGAACCTGGGACCGGACACAGAAAACTGGGTAAAAGCGGAAGATGGATATTATTATTATAAAAGTGCGCTGGAGATAGGTGAGATCACAACAGAACTGCTGAAACAAATTGAAGTGGCAAAAGATGCCCCGGAAGAACTTCTAAAGCGTGGTTTCTCCCTGAATGTCTATGCGGAATCCTACCAGCAGGGGCAGTTTTTAAAAGAGGCCTGGCAGGAAGCGTGGAAACATTTTGAAAAGAATCAGAAGGCGGGAAAAGAGGAGGGGATTGTATGAGAAGAAAGAGATATTTTCAGACATCTTGTTTCTTCCTTCTGCTTTTGGGATTAAGCCTGCCCCGCCTTGTCTTTGCCGGGCAGACAGGATTGGAGAAGGCAAAGGGAAAAGTGGACATTAGGCTTGAAGAGTTTACCCTGGATAAAAAAGGCCGGGAGGTGCCATGGCAAGACTTGGAGGCTGTGATGCCGGGACAGGAGATCGTGAAGATCCCCAGAGTTACCAATCTGCAGAATACATGTGAGATCAGAGCTAAGATTGAAGTTTCCATGGGTAAGAAAGTGAAGATTCCTGTCACGGAGGATATGATAAAGGGAATGCCAAAAGGCTGGAAAAAGCGTGAGGACGGCTGGTATTACTATGAGAAAAAATTAAAAAAAGGTGAGAAGACAGATATCTTCCGTTCTTTCACGATCCCTCCGGAATGGAATACAAAATATGACGATAAAGGGAATATCAGAAAATATTATACGGAAAACAGTCTGGATATCGTAGTGACGGTGGAGGCTGTGGGAGACGGGGACTGGTCAAAAGAGGTACAGACTGTACATGCTCCGAAAACAGGGGATGATGCACCGGTCATTCTGGCAGCAGTTCTGTGTCTGGGGGCTTTAGCCGGAGCTTTTGCAGCCTGGAAATGGAGAAAGCCATGAAAAGGGCATGTTATCTGGCTGGGGAGATCGTTTACTGGGCACTATGCCTGGTATTGATACTTAACCTTCTATTATGCATTATGGGGATACGCCCTTTTGTCGTGGTCAGCGGTTCCATGGAACCGGCTATAAAAACAGGAAGTATATCCTGGGTAAATCTCCATGCAGATGCAAGCTGCATGGAACAGGGGGATATTCTGGCTTTTAAGAGAAATGACGGGGAATTAGTCCTGCATCGGATCGTCCGAAAGACAGAAGCAGGAATGGTGACTAAGGGGGATGCCAATCAAACGCCGGATCCGGCTTTGGTGAGAGAACACCAGATAAAAGGCCGGGTTTTGTTTACGGTTCCGTATGTGGGAAAAGCATTTATGAGAAATGCAGGAGAGTTTGCCGTATTTTTTACAGTGGGCAGTGTGGTTTTATTTATATTACTAAAAACAGCGAAATTTTCAGGAGGAAAATACCATGAGAAAAATAACAATGAAAAATAAGAAACAAGCAGTGATCTTATGCCTGGCACTGGCAGCTATATTTCTGATTGGAAGTGCAGCAGCATATTTTACGGATACAGAACAGGTGAAAAATCATCTCACAATCGGTAAAGTGGATATCACACTGACAGAACCCAAGTGGGACGCAGTACCGGACAAAGAAAAA includes the following:
- a CDS encoding transporter substrate-binding domain-containing protein is translated as MKKLAAAALVAAMVLSLAGCGSSTKKIESKDDLKDAVIGVQLGTTGDTTVSEPSVGAKEVKRYNKGAQAIQALKKGQIDCVVIDTEPAKKFVELNDDLKMIENQFDDEQYAISMKKGNTELKDAFNKALGELEEEGVLSDIVNNYIGDEAGKNPYESPADADRSKGKLVMATNAEFEPWEYHDGESIVGIDVDIAQAICDKLGYELEVSDMEFDAILPAVQSGKADFGAAGMTVNEERLESVDFTDTYANASQVIIVKK
- a CDS encoding amino acid ABC transporter permease, coding for MCVLGISQQLYNNFIKDDRYMWLLEGLKNTLLITLLAVIIGIIIGFLVAIVRSSHDKNGSFKILNGVFKVYLTVIRGTPTMIQLLIMNFVIFGSFSINPVLVGGLAFGINSGAYVAEIVRSGIMSVDQGQFEAGRSLGLNYSQTMKSIVMPQAFKNVLPALVNEMIVLLKETSIVGYIGMMDLTKGAMLIQSRTYNAYLPLLAAALIYLVLVMILTACMNKLERKLRTNER
- a CDS encoding amino acid ABC transporter ATP-binding protein; the encoded protein is MSDNNILLEVQGLKKAFGENNVLDGITTDIRQGEVVAVIGPSGSGKSTFLRSLNLLEVPTGGRILFEGTDITDPKVDINRHRQKIGMVFQQFNLFPNMTVKENIMLAPVKLKLMTQSEASQKADELLARVGLPEKADTYPDMLSGGQKQRIAIARALAMNPDVMLFDEPTSALDPEMVGEVLELMKELAESGMTMVVVTHEMGFAKEVASRVIFIDEGKIQEENHPKEFFETPKNPRLREFLSKVL
- the gpmI gene encoding 2,3-bisphosphoglycerate-independent phosphoglycerate mutase — translated: MSKKPTVLMILDGYGLNDNCDANAVCEAKTPIMDQLISQCPFVKGNASGMAVGLPEGQMGNSEVGHLNMGAGRIVYQELTRISKEIEDGDFFQNEALLKAVRNAKANDSALHLFGLLSDGGVHSHNTHVYGILELAKREGLSKVFVHCFLDGRDTPTTAGKEYIKELNDKMKELGVGQVASVMGRYYAMDRDNRWDRVERAYNVMTKGEGNQAECPVCAVKDSYAAEKTDEFVEPTAIVKDGQPVGIIKDKDSVIFFNFRPDRAREITRAFCDDGFTGFARDKRLDLTYVCFTEYDPTIQNKDVAFHKVAISNTFGEFLAANGMTQARIAETEKYAHVTFFFNGGVEEPNKGEDRILVKSPKVATYDLKPEMSAYEVCDKLTEAIRSGKYDVIIINFANPDMVGHTGVEDAAIKAVEAVDACVGKAVDAVKEVGGQMFICADHGNAEQLKDYVTGETFTAHTTNPVPFILVNAEPGYGLREGGCLADIAPTLIEMMGMEQPKEMTGKSLLIKK
- a CDS encoding helix-turn-helix domain-containing protein, which codes for MILEKIHEEGMIPGERGIMRKKGIYFHSPSPFAKEHLFCVYWGAEYLCAPPYQVRRSGLHSYLFFCILSGELHFTYRDHSFTAATGDIVLLDCMHPHHYYTSRQVRFQFFHFDGNITPDYCEHLYQKNGALFRNKSEAALTFQQILDQLRLSQPDDHRLSSMVHTLFGFLAAKIRKPPSPSIQKACRYLETHFQEPVTVEDAARQTALSKYHFSRVFKAETGASPHEYLSTLRLRHARELVMETTLSIDSIAAECGFSGTSHFIRAFKKDLDFTPAVYRKFFDPSGFKKSP
- a CDS encoding uroporphyrinogen decarboxylase family protein; this translates as MTSRERVRAAFEHRQPDKVPVDFGGMCCSMINAIVLKDLRAYYGLEYRPPKINDMSTMTAFVEPDLADCLGCDVQQLYNYGDTYGHINTDWKEWKYRGETVLIPSNAVVKDDGKGGYFVYPEGDDTLLPSGHMPANGFYFDNLTRTPEFDEDEANPDDNVEDYTHVTDEQIAYHKKVLAEVRGSQRAIQVGPGYFGLGDANNIPGPNLKNPRGIRSIQEWYMAPLLYPEYVEEVFEKGTEIAIESFRKYWEAFGSDIDILFICGTDFGTQRGPFMSPEVFRDLYMPYYKKMNDWVHEHTTWKTLKHCCGGIFPILPYMIEGGFDGINPVQCSAEGMDPKTLKDTYGKDIVFWGGGVDTQQVLPFGSPEEVRRQVLERLEIFSKDGGYVFNTIHNIQANTPIENIAAMIDAVKEFNGDK